Proteins found in one Tsukamurella paurometabola DSM 20162 genomic segment:
- a CDS encoding iron-siderophore ABC transporter substrate-binding protein gives MTPRFRRARAALAVTAAAAVLVTAGCGSNGSSGDSAPSQDAGFPVSIQSALGTAEIRSKPQRVVTLGWGSTEAAVALGVIPVGMRDMKSDSGTVDGILPWVKDKLGDAKPELLPESSKSIPIEQIAALKPDVILSVQSGLTPDQYAQLSKIAPTVAQPGKNWQTSWQDQTTLVGKALGKEADAKKLIEDADKKIADVKAANPGFAGKTVVAASGTTPDGLNLYFDTDPRIKLLAGFGFTPLPALTQLRESTQPGKFAAPVSWENVSKYNADVLTSWYLDATQQSVEANPVFTSLTAVQKKAYVPLTDPPLVFAVSSPNVLDLPWLVERYVPLLQTAAKNAG, from the coding sequence GTGACACCTCGATTCCGTCGAGCGCGTGCTGCGCTCGCCGTCACCGCCGCCGCGGCCGTACTGGTCACAGCAGGCTGCGGCTCGAACGGCTCGTCCGGCGACAGCGCTCCGTCGCAGGATGCGGGCTTCCCCGTGTCCATCCAATCGGCGCTCGGCACCGCCGAGATCAGGTCGAAGCCGCAGCGCGTCGTGACACTCGGCTGGGGCAGCACCGAGGCCGCGGTCGCGCTCGGGGTCATCCCGGTGGGCATGCGCGATATGAAGTCCGACTCCGGCACGGTCGACGGCATCCTGCCGTGGGTGAAGGACAAACTGGGCGATGCGAAACCCGAGTTGCTCCCGGAGAGCAGCAAGTCGATTCCGATCGAGCAGATCGCGGCGCTCAAGCCGGACGTGATCCTGTCGGTGCAGTCGGGCCTCACGCCCGACCAGTACGCACAGCTGAGCAAGATCGCGCCGACGGTGGCGCAGCCCGGCAAGAACTGGCAAACGTCCTGGCAGGATCAGACCACCCTCGTCGGCAAGGCGCTCGGCAAGGAGGCCGACGCCAAGAAGCTGATCGAGGACGCCGACAAGAAGATCGCGGACGTCAAGGCCGCGAACCCCGGATTCGCCGGTAAGACGGTGGTCGCCGCGAGCGGCACCACGCCCGATGGCCTGAACCTGTACTTCGATACCGACCCGCGGATCAAGCTGCTCGCCGGCTTCGGCTTCACTCCGCTGCCCGCGCTCACCCAGCTGCGGGAGAGCACCCAGCCGGGCAAGTTCGCCGCACCGGTGAGTTGGGAGAACGTATCGAAGTACAACGCTGACGTGCTGACCTCGTGGTACCTCGACGCTACCCAGCAGAGCGTGGAGGCCAACCCGGTCTTCACCAGTCTGACCGCGGTGCAGAAGAAGGCCTACGTGCCGCTGACCGACCCGCCGCTGGTGTTCGCGGTGAGCTCGCCGAACGTGCTCGACCTGCCGTGGCTGGTGGAGCGCTACGTTCCGTTGTTGCAGACGGCGGCGAAGAACGCGGGCTGA
- a CDS encoding methionyl-tRNA formyltransferase, which produces MRVVTFGFQTWGHRTLSAVLDAGHEVTLAVTHPVSNNPYEQMWNDSVEQLATDRGVPVFLAKRPDAGLLEAVTEAQPDIIVANNWRTWLPKSIYSLPRLGTLNIHDSLLPKYAGFSPLIWALINGETHVGVTAHLMDEGLDTGPIIAQESIAVGPADRTVDLFHRTVDLIGPLVARSLRELEAGTAVAVPQDPAAATYFHKRSDDDSCIDWTWPADAIERLIRAQSDPYPNAHTVFRGERLAITAASVSTKRYGGTPGRVCVPDGDGIAVVAGPDAWRGGNPAVIIERVRTADGAEHPAAKILGDSGAYLG; this is translated from the coding sequence ATGCGCGTCGTCACCTTCGGCTTCCAAACCTGGGGCCACCGCACACTGTCCGCCGTCCTCGACGCCGGCCACGAGGTCACCCTGGCAGTGACCCATCCCGTCTCGAACAACCCGTACGAGCAGATGTGGAACGACTCGGTCGAGCAGCTCGCCACCGATCGCGGCGTCCCCGTGTTCCTCGCCAAGCGTCCCGACGCCGGCCTGTTGGAGGCGGTCACCGAGGCACAACCCGACATCATCGTCGCCAACAACTGGCGCACCTGGCTGCCGAAGTCGATCTACTCCCTCCCGCGGCTGGGCACGCTCAACATCCACGATTCACTGCTCCCGAAGTACGCCGGATTCTCCCCGCTGATCTGGGCACTCATCAACGGTGAGACGCACGTCGGCGTCACCGCGCACCTGATGGACGAGGGCCTCGACACCGGCCCGATCATCGCGCAGGAGTCCATCGCCGTCGGGCCGGCCGACCGCACCGTGGACCTGTTCCACCGCACCGTGGACCTGATCGGTCCGCTGGTGGCCCGCTCGCTGCGCGAGCTGGAGGCCGGCACCGCCGTCGCCGTGCCGCAGGACCCGGCCGCCGCCACCTACTTCCACAAGCGCTCCGACGACGACAGCTGCATCGACTGGACCTGGCCGGCGGACGCCATCGAGCGCCTGATCCGCGCACAGTCCGATCCCTACCCGAACGCGCACACCGTCTTCCGTGGTGAGCGGCTCGCGATCACGGCCGCCTCGGTGTCCACCAAGCGGTACGGCGGCACCCCCGGCCGCGTGTGCGTGCCCGACGGTGACGGCATCGCCGTGGTCGCCGGACCCGACGCCTGGCGCGGTGGCAACCCCGCCGTGATCATCGAACGCGTCCGCACCGCCGACGGCGCCGAGCACCCCGCCGCGAAGATTCTCGGAGACTCCGGGGCGTATCTCGGCTGA
- a CDS encoding non-ribosomal peptide synthetase, translated as MSTIDSDTHQAHGAGLGDAARDLWMGHYAASDPAPYTTAETAFFGPGVDADALAEATRRALNESGSARVRFTETAGIPARRSRADAVPAIEMIAVDDEDVARRRFRAIANRAVDPAGERLIGAVIAEIAPRADEDGPRVAWCLWAHHLVLDGYGYALLRRRIAEHYAAVTTGSTAPRSRLAAAEAVPGPERETDWADTTEPTALSRWSSADVPAVSGPLRAHRILDVADLPRPWAPWAIAAIAAYTARLTGETDVTVGVPVLGRAPSTMGSTLSAAWIAALPLTVAPSDTPAAVAAAAESALPWLAAGTYHRCGPGVLVNVKPFAGSLTLGDNAADYEVLAEGPIGDVSIAVESVRTADGQRLRIDVAANPSAYTATEVAAHADRLAGFAADFLRERDTPVADLTWFTPADAMAWSTATGERTLIDVFDDRATATPDALAVLGTDGTATSYAELRTASERLAQHLREAGVVAGDLVQISLPRGPEVVTAILGVLRAGAAYLPVDPGTPSARADFIVADAGPTAVVTEGGRVSALTPEPGAARVPHGTAYVIYTSGSTGTTKGVPIGHHNVLRLFTATSLRFSATDRWIMFHSYAFDFAVWELWGALLHGGAVVVPGAADVTDPTRIAGLIETHGITVLNQTPAAFYALQHEIAPAAARRLRYVIFGGERLEPARLRPWFDRFGDHVTAGIEGSGPELVNMYGITETTVHVTEHALRVTDGAASIIGRPLADLRAYVLGDDLRPVPPGRIGEIFVAGPGLSAGYLGRDDLTAQRFLADPRGGGRMYRTGDRARITWDGDLEYIGRTDDQVQLRGHRIEPAEIDAAALDHPDVRGAITILTALPSGEDGLVTYVLAPLGAEAQILTHLRGRLPAYMVPSAVMALDELPLTVNGKIDKRALPPIAFDTVAANTADEALDSTLASVCDAFAEVTGVPTVHPDAGFFALGGHSLLAVTLVRRLATIPGLGGLRLADVFATPTPRDIATLAGTGSAPAGDGPVAGIAGTAPTPLSPAQERLWLLSRLDGADAYLLGLVLRPTDGTDLDVDAAVAALTDIARRQESLRTRFPALNGSPVQEVLDWSPRPQAVDDVRAAVAGALAEGFDLAVAPPVRTFASPEGIGIAMHHIIGDEASRQRLTEEFAAAYAARTGGSEPADWPTDAPSYRDVTLWLRQRADGDATRRDLDYWTDALRDAPVEPQWRTDHARPALPSGAGATVRAHLPADDHTRLRATAELADASVFMSLHAALAVTLQRFGAGDDICIGTPVAGRDHPATDALIGCFINTVVLRTDLRETTTFGEVLTHARERDLGAFAHAGTAFDAVVDAVNPPRVSGRHPLFQVMLSHWAETDGDTALTADIVRTDTAKFDLAFRCVETAEGVDVELEYSTELFTAATAQRLLDRYLVALSTLPADPTAPLDTVDLFTDAERADLHVWSHPTHDEPVREFSAVFLPIARTDPDAEALVCGADSYSYGDVLAWTDALGGHLVSLGIGRGDLVGVALPRGAAMVAAVVAVLRTGAAYVPLDPTYPEDRLADMIEDAGPKVILSDADFVRAFAPGAALAVPNGPAVEDVRRAAPTPDDLAYVIYTSGSTGRPKGVEVTHRGIADLLVLQRDVIGMGPHTRALHFSSISFDLGFWQLMWGLCSGGTLVVARDEDRLPGRPLLDVIEANRVNFVGVPPSFAAAFPPDADLAPGIDLMLGAEKLTPALIARFAPGRTLYNAYGPTECTVNATLATISPEHTGPVPIGRPDPGKRAYVLDAHRRPVPPGTIGELYLGGPSVARGYRHRPETTAQSFLPDPFAADGSRMYRTADLVWWGDDGQLYFAGRADSQVKVRGFRIELGEIETVIGADPAVADVAVTVSGERIVAYVITVEGESFDADNLTRRARSRLPQYMVPAIFVPLPEFPRLPNGKVDPKSLPEPASAHKLTGRGPRTPREERMCALFAQALGLDAVGIDDNFFDLGGHSLLAARLMTEIGAEFSVGVTVATLFAAPTVAELVARLESGDGADDSGLDTVLPFRTQGDRAPIFCFHPAGGISWGYAGLIRHIDERYPLYGIQASNLATGGRPPATLKEMAREYLERMREIAPHGPYHLVGWSLGGVVAHAIAAELQADGEQVGIVAMLDSFPSDAWPTVPTEQDALAALLYMVGYDPQPLVDKGITRQAVIDVLRSEGSALAGITEVTPNAMIDNFANAVTLEAEPYQATVDGDLLFFTAARNPATSATYPLWEPYFTGTIVNHDVDCEHKDMTQPGPITEIGRALNSALLRAEERKSR; from the coding sequence ATGTCCACGATCGACAGCGACACCCACCAAGCTCACGGAGCCGGCCTCGGCGATGCAGCCCGTGACCTGTGGATGGGGCACTATGCGGCATCCGACCCCGCGCCCTACACCACGGCGGAGACGGCGTTCTTCGGCCCGGGCGTCGACGCCGACGCACTCGCGGAGGCCACCCGCCGCGCCCTCAACGAGTCCGGGTCCGCCCGCGTGCGATTCACCGAGACCGCAGGGATCCCGGCGCGCAGGAGCCGGGCCGATGCGGTTCCCGCGATCGAGATGATCGCCGTCGACGACGAGGACGTCGCCCGGCGGCGGTTCCGGGCGATCGCGAATCGGGCGGTCGATCCCGCCGGCGAACGCCTGATCGGTGCCGTGATCGCCGAGATCGCACCGCGCGCCGACGAGGACGGACCGCGGGTCGCGTGGTGCCTGTGGGCACACCACCTGGTGCTCGACGGATACGGCTACGCCCTGCTCCGCAGGCGGATCGCGGAACACTACGCCGCTGTGACGACGGGTTCCACCGCGCCGCGCTCGCGCCTGGCCGCGGCGGAGGCGGTCCCGGGTCCCGAACGCGAGACAGACTGGGCCGATACCACCGAGCCCACCGCACTGAGCCGGTGGAGTTCCGCCGACGTCCCCGCCGTCTCGGGACCGCTGCGCGCGCACCGGATCCTCGACGTCGCCGACCTCCCCCGCCCGTGGGCACCCTGGGCGATCGCCGCGATCGCCGCCTACACCGCGCGCCTGACCGGCGAAACCGATGTCACCGTGGGTGTTCCGGTACTCGGACGCGCACCGTCGACCATGGGGTCCACGCTCTCCGCCGCCTGGATCGCGGCCCTGCCGCTCACCGTCGCACCGTCGGACACCCCCGCCGCCGTCGCGGCCGCCGCCGAATCCGCACTGCCCTGGCTGGCCGCGGGCACATACCACCGCTGCGGACCCGGCGTGCTGGTGAACGTCAAGCCCTTCGCCGGTTCGCTCACCCTGGGCGACAACGCCGCCGACTACGAGGTTCTCGCCGAGGGCCCGATCGGCGATGTCTCCATCGCGGTCGAGTCCGTGCGCACCGCCGACGGTCAGCGACTGCGGATCGACGTCGCGGCCAACCCGAGCGCCTACACCGCGACCGAGGTCGCCGCGCATGCCGACCGGCTCGCCGGGTTCGCTGCGGACTTCCTGCGCGAGCGGGACACCCCCGTCGCCGATCTCACGTGGTTCACCCCCGCCGACGCCATGGCATGGTCCACGGCCACGGGCGAGCGCACCCTGATCGATGTCTTCGACGACCGCGCCACGGCCACACCCGACGCCCTCGCCGTGCTCGGGACCGACGGGACCGCCACCAGCTACGCCGAACTGCGCACCGCCTCGGAGCGGCTCGCACAGCACCTGCGCGAGGCGGGCGTCGTCGCAGGCGATCTGGTGCAGATCTCGCTCCCCCGCGGCCCCGAAGTGGTCACCGCGATCCTCGGCGTACTCCGCGCAGGTGCCGCGTACCTGCCCGTCGACCCCGGGACTCCCTCCGCCCGGGCCGATTTCATCGTCGCCGATGCCGGGCCGACCGCAGTGGTCACCGAGGGTGGCCGCGTGAGCGCGCTGACCCCCGAGCCGGGAGCGGCGCGCGTCCCGCACGGCACGGCCTACGTGATCTACACCTCGGGCTCGACCGGCACCACGAAGGGCGTCCCGATCGGTCACCACAACGTGCTGCGCCTGTTCACCGCCACCTCGTTGCGGTTCTCCGCGACGGACCGCTGGATCATGTTCCACTCCTACGCTTTCGACTTCGCGGTATGGGAACTGTGGGGCGCACTGCTGCACGGCGGTGCGGTCGTGGTGCCGGGGGCCGCCGATGTCACCGATCCCACGCGCATCGCCGGACTGATCGAGACGCACGGCATCACCGTGCTGAACCAGACCCCCGCCGCGTTCTACGCACTGCAGCACGAGATCGCCCCGGCGGCCGCCCGTCGCCTGCGGTACGTCATCTTCGGCGGCGAACGCCTGGAACCGGCCCGGTTGCGGCCGTGGTTCGACAGGTTCGGTGACCACGTCACCGCCGGTATCGAGGGCAGCGGCCCCGAACTGGTGAACATGTACGGGATCACCGAGACCACGGTGCATGTCACCGAGCACGCGCTGCGCGTGACCGACGGCGCGGCCTCGATCATCGGCCGACCCCTCGCCGACCTTCGGGCCTACGTCCTCGGCGACGACCTGCGCCCCGTGCCCCCGGGTCGGATCGGCGAGATCTTCGTAGCCGGGCCCGGCCTGTCCGCCGGATACCTGGGCCGCGACGACCTCACCGCGCAGCGGTTCCTGGCCGATCCCCGGGGCGGTGGCCGGATGTACCGCACGGGCGATCGCGCCCGGATCACCTGGGACGGCGACCTCGAATACATCGGCCGCACCGACGATCAGGTCCAACTGCGCGGACACCGTATCGAACCCGCGGAGATCGACGCCGCCGCCCTCGATCATCCGGACGTGCGCGGCGCGATCACGATCCTCACCGCCCTCCCCAGTGGCGAGGACGGCCTCGTGACCTACGTCCTGGCACCCCTCGGTGCCGAAGCGCAGATCCTCACCCACCTACGTGGGCGCCTCCCGGCCTACATGGTGCCGTCGGCCGTGATGGCACTCGACGAGCTACCGCTGACGGTGAACGGGAAGATCGACAAGCGCGCACTTCCCCCCATCGCCTTCGACACCGTCGCAGCGAACACCGCCGACGAGGCTCTGGACAGCACCCTCGCCTCCGTGTGCGACGCCTTCGCGGAGGTGACCGGCGTGCCGACCGTGCACCCGGACGCCGGGTTCTTCGCCCTGGGCGGGCACTCGTTGCTGGCGGTCACCCTGGTCCGCCGGCTTGCGACCATCCCGGGCCTGGGCGGGCTGCGCCTCGCCGACGTCTTCGCCACCCCGACCCCGCGCGATATCGCCACGCTCGCCGGTACCGGCTCCGCGCCGGCCGGCGACGGTCCCGTCGCCGGAATCGCCGGCACGGCACCGACTCCGCTGTCGCCCGCGCAGGAACGCCTGTGGTTGCTGTCCCGGCTCGACGGTGCCGATGCCTACCTCCTCGGGCTGGTGCTCCGGCCCACCGACGGCACGGACCTGGACGTGGACGCGGCGGTGGCTGCGTTGACCGACATCGCGCGGCGCCAGGAGAGCCTGCGCACTCGATTCCCCGCGCTGAACGGGTCACCGGTGCAGGAGGTGCTCGATTGGTCGCCGCGGCCGCAGGCCGTCGACGATGTCCGGGCCGCCGTGGCCGGAGCACTGGCGGAGGGATTCGACCTGGCGGTCGCCCCGCCGGTGCGCACCTTCGCCTCCCCGGAGGGAATCGGCATCGCGATGCACCACATCATCGGAGACGAGGCCTCCCGACAACGGCTCACCGAGGAGTTCGCGGCGGCGTACGCCGCCAGGACGGGCGGATCCGAACCGGCCGACTGGCCCACGGACGCACCGTCGTACCGCGATGTCACCCTGTGGCTGCGCCAGCGGGCCGATGGTGACGCCACCCGCCGTGACCTCGACTACTGGACCGACGCGCTCCGCGATGCCCCCGTGGAACCGCAGTGGCGCACGGACCATGCGCGTCCCGCGCTGCCCAGCGGTGCCGGGGCGACGGTGCGCGCCCACCTCCCCGCCGACGACCACACCCGCCTGCGCGCAACGGCAGAGCTCGCCGATGCCAGCGTTTTCATGTCGCTGCACGCCGCCCTCGCCGTCACGCTGCAGCGCTTCGGCGCCGGCGACGATATCTGCATCGGCACCCCCGTCGCCGGACGCGACCATCCGGCGACCGATGCGCTCATCGGCTGCTTCATCAATACGGTCGTCCTGCGCACGGATCTGCGTGAGACCACCACCTTCGGCGAGGTCCTCACGCATGCCCGCGAACGCGATCTGGGTGCGTTCGCGCACGCCGGCACCGCATTCGACGCCGTGGTCGACGCGGTCAATCCGCCCCGCGTGAGCGGCCGGCACCCGCTCTTCCAGGTGATGCTCTCGCACTGGGCCGAGACCGATGGCGACACCGCACTCACCGCCGACATCGTGCGCACCGACACCGCGAAGTTCGATCTGGCCTTCCGCTGCGTGGAGACGGCCGAAGGCGTCGACGTCGAACTCGAGTACTCCACCGAGCTGTTCACTGCGGCGACCGCGCAGCGACTGCTGGACCGCTACCTGGTGGCGCTCTCCACGCTCCCCGCGGACCCGACGGCGCCGCTCGACACCGTCGACCTCTTCACCGATGCCGAGCGGGCCGATCTGCACGTGTGGTCGCACCCCACGCACGACGAGCCGGTGCGCGAGTTCTCGGCGGTCTTCCTGCCGATCGCGCGCACCGATCCCGACGCCGAAGCGCTGGTGTGCGGAGCCGACTCCTACAGCTACGGCGATGTTCTCGCCTGGACCGATGCGCTGGGCGGACACCTGGTCTCGCTCGGCATCGGCAGGGGCGATCTGGTGGGCGTCGCACTGCCTCGCGGGGCCGCGATGGTGGCTGCCGTGGTCGCGGTGCTGCGGACCGGCGCCGCCTACGTTCCGCTCGACCCCACGTATCCCGAGGACCGGCTCGCCGACATGATCGAGGATGCGGGGCCGAAGGTGATCCTCTCGGACGCCGACTTCGTGCGGGCCTTCGCACCCGGCGCGGCGCTCGCCGTACCGAACGGGCCTGCCGTGGAGGACGTGCGGCGTGCTGCGCCGACACCCGATGACCTCGCGTACGTGATCTACACGTCCGGATCCACCGGCCGGCCGAAGGGTGTGGAGGTGACGCACCGCGGCATCGCCGACCTGCTGGTGCTGCAACGCGATGTGATCGGCATGGGGCCGCACACCCGTGCCCTGCACTTCAGCTCGATCAGCTTCGATCTCGGTTTCTGGCAACTGATGTGGGGACTGTGCTCGGGAGGAACGCTGGTGGTGGCGCGGGATGAGGACCGGCTGCCCGGGCGCCCGCTCCTGGACGTCATCGAAGCGAACCGGGTGAACTTCGTGGGCGTGCCGCCATCGTTCGCGGCGGCCTTCCCGCCCGACGCGGACCTCGCGCCCGGAATCGACCTGATGCTCGGCGCCGAGAAGCTGACGCCGGCGCTGATCGCCCGCTTCGCACCCGGCCGCACGCTGTACAACGCCTACGGCCCCACGGAGTGCACGGTCAACGCCACCCTGGCCACGATCTCCCCCGAGCACACCGGTCCCGTTCCGATCGGACGCCCGGACCCGGGCAAGCGGGCCTACGTGCTCGACGCGCACCGTCGCCCCGTGCCGCCCGGCACGATCGGCGAGCTCTACCTGGGTGGCCCCTCGGTGGCCCGGGGTTACCGGCACCGGCCGGAAACCACCGCGCAGAGCTTCCTGCCCGACCCCTTCGCGGCCGATGGCAGCAGGATGTACCGCACCGCCGACCTGGTGTGGTGGGGCGACGACGGGCAGCTGTACTTCGCCGGTCGCGCGGACTCCCAGGTCAAGGTGCGCGGGTTCCGGATCGAGCTCGGCGAGATCGAGACCGTGATCGGCGCCGACCCCGCGGTCGCGGACGTCGCGGTGACGGTCTCGGGCGAACGCATCGTGGCCTACGTGATCACCGTGGAGGGCGAGAGTTTCGACGCCGACAACCTGACCCGGCGCGCCCGGTCGCGGTTGCCGCAGTACATGGTTCCGGCGATCTTCGTACCGCTGCCCGAGTTCCCTCGCCTGCCCAACGGCAAGGTCGACCCGAAGTCGCTGCCCGAACCCGCCTCGGCGCACAAGCTCACCGGACGGGGTCCGCGCACACCCCGCGAGGAGCGGATGTGCGCCCTGTTCGCGCAGGCACTCGGGCTCGATGCGGTGGGGATCGACGACAACTTCTTCGATCTGGGCGGGCACTCGCTGCTGGCCGCCCGCCTGATGACGGAGATCGGCGCGGAGTTCTCCGTGGGTGTCACCGTGGCCACCCTGTTCGCGGCGCCCACCGTGGCGGAACTCGTCGCACGTCTCGAATCCGGCGACGGTGCGGACGATTCCGGGCTCGACACGGTTCTGCCCTTCCGCACTCAGGGCGACCGCGCCCCGATCTTCTGCTTCCATCCTGCGGGTGGAATCAGTTGGGGCTATGCGGGGCTGATCCGGCACATCGACGAGCGCTACCCGCTGTACGGGATTCAGGCGTCGAACCTGGCGACGGGCGGTCGTCCGCCGGCCACGCTCAAGGAGATGGCGCGCGAATACCTCGAGCGGATGCGCGAGATCGCTCCGCACGGCCCCTACCACCTCGTCGGCTGGTCGCTCGGCGGCGTCGTCGCCCACGCCATCGCGGCCGAACTGCAGGCGGACGGCGAGCAGGTCGGGATCGTGGCGATGCTCGACTCGTTCCCCTCGGACGCGTGGCCCACCGTCCCCACCGAGCAGGACGCGCTCGCGGCACTGCTCTACATGGTGGGCTACGACCCGCAGCCCCTGGTGGACAAGGGGATCACCCGCCAAGCAGTGATCGACGTGCTCCGCTCCGAGGGCAGTGCCCTGGCCGGGATCACCGAGGTGACGCCGAACGCGATGATCGACAACTTCGCCAACGCGGTCACCCTGGAGGCCGAGCCCTATCAGGCCACCGTCGACGGCGATCTCCTCTTCTTCACCGCTGCACGCAATCCCGCGACCTCGGCGACCTATCCCCTGTGGGAGCCGTACTTCACCGGCACGATCGTCAACCACGACGTCGACTGCGAGCACAAGGACATGACTCAACCCGGCCCGATCACCGAGATCGGGCGCGCCCTGAACTCCGCACTCCTGCGGGCAGAAGAAAGGAAATCCCGGTGA
- a CDS encoding lysine N(6)-hydroxylase/L-ornithine N(5)-oxygenase family protein: MAQQEATVDVVGIGAGPSNLALAAAVDEHNRAGFTNLAMTILERKPRFGWHPGMLLDGATMQIAFLKDLATLRNPRSPFSFLSYLEARGRLVDFINHQTFFPTRVEFTDYLSWVAESVDARIDYGSEVTAVERIEEPGPDGARWTVRYTDSEGAHEVRTRSVVVATGLTERLPAWATPGPRVFHNHRLLDHIAVAAFDEVAPHRFLVVGGGQSAAEVVQYLHRTYPNAVIESVFNSYGFQPADDSPFANKVFDPEAVDDFYDAPDDVRAELMTRHATTNYGCVDLELINELYAIEYQEKVTGNRRLRFRPVTVVTSASPSDDGVRVGLHSRMTGADTVEDYTAVVCATGFRSLGVTEVLAGVAPERQRIDREYRLSVDGELVPGLYIQGATQETHGLGSTLLSNVAVRAGEIFTDIVEGLVPESTIAFSKGA; the protein is encoded by the coding sequence ATGGCACAGCAAGAGGCGACAGTCGACGTCGTCGGTATCGGCGCCGGACCGTCCAACCTGGCGCTCGCCGCAGCGGTCGATGAGCACAACCGGGCCGGGTTCACGAACCTCGCGATGACGATCCTGGAGCGCAAGCCCCGGTTCGGCTGGCACCCGGGCATGCTGCTCGACGGCGCCACCATGCAGATCGCCTTCCTCAAAGACCTCGCGACCCTGCGCAATCCCCGCAGCCCGTTCAGCTTCCTGAGCTACCTCGAGGCGCGCGGCAGGCTCGTCGACTTCATCAACCACCAGACGTTCTTCCCGACCCGTGTCGAGTTCACCGACTACCTCTCCTGGGTGGCGGAGTCCGTCGATGCGCGCATCGACTACGGCAGCGAGGTGACCGCCGTCGAGCGCATCGAGGAGCCGGGGCCCGACGGTGCGCGCTGGACCGTGCGCTACACCGACTCCGAGGGCGCACACGAGGTGCGGACCCGATCGGTCGTGGTGGCCACCGGCCTCACGGAGCGACTGCCCGCGTGGGCCACGCCGGGCCCCCGCGTGTTCCACAATCATCGGCTGTTGGACCACATCGCCGTCGCCGCGTTCGACGAGGTCGCACCGCACCGCTTCCTCGTGGTGGGCGGCGGCCAGAGCGCCGCCGAAGTCGTGCAGTACCTGCACCGGACCTACCCCAACGCCGTCATCGAATCGGTGTTCAACTCGTACGGCTTCCAGCCGGCCGACGACAGCCCCTTCGCGAACAAGGTCTTCGACCCCGAGGCGGTCGACGACTTCTACGACGCCCCCGACGATGTGCGCGCCGAGCTGATGACCCGCCACGCGACCACCAACTACGGCTGCGTCGACCTCGAACTCATCAACGAGCTGTACGCGATCGAGTACCAGGAGAAGGTGACCGGCAACCGGCGCCTGCGCTTCCGGCCGGTCACCGTCGTGACCTCGGCGTCGCCCTCGGACGACGGCGTGCGGGTCGGTCTGCACAGCCGGATGACGGGCGCCGACACCGTCGAGGACTACACCGCCGTGGTGTGCGCCACCGGATTCCGCTCCCTGGGCGTCACCGAGGTGCTCGCCGGGGTCGCCCCCGAGCGGCAGCGGATCGACCGCGAGTACCGGCTGTCCGTCGACGGCGAGCTCGTTCCCGGTCTCTACATTCAGGGAGCCACACAGGAGACGCACGGCCTCGGCTCCACCCTGTTGTCCAACGTCGCGGTCCGGGCCGGCGAGATCTTCACCGATATCGTCGAGGGCCTGGTGCCCGAATCCACCATCGCATTCTCCAAGGGGGCATGA
- a CDS encoding phosphopantetheine-binding protein: MPIATEDVRQDIATILEVPVTELGDDAVLADLGLDSMRMMTLVEGWRAAGNDIDFADLAPLPTLGEWLEVLVSS; this comes from the coding sequence GTGCCCATCGCCACCGAAGACGTCCGCCAGGACATCGCCACCATCCTGGAGGTCCCCGTCACCGAACTCGGCGACGACGCCGTTCTCGCCGATCTCGGCCTCGACTCCATGCGGATGATGACCCTGGTGGAGGGGTGGCGCGCGGCGGGGAACGATATCGATTTCGCCGACCTGGCGCCGCTCCCGACACTCGGGGAGTGGCTCGAAGTCCTGGTCTCAAGTTAG